A genomic segment from Dermatobacter hominis encodes:
- the ispF gene encoding 2-C-methyl-D-erythritol 2,4-cyclodiphosphate synthase: MTFRIGNGFDVHRFSDDPDRVLVLGGVTFPGEAGLHGHSDADVVAHAVAEALLGAAALDDLGSHFPDTDERWRGADSLQLLAEVVRLVAAEGWSPVNVDCSVIAERPKLAPRRAEVQAALSEVVGAPVTVKGRRAEGIGGLGRAEGIACLASALVESRIHFVSDTAPDDESGRAGRTEQTRST, encoded by the coding sequence GTGACGTTCCGCATCGGCAACGGCTTCGACGTGCACCGCTTCAGCGACGACCCCGATCGCGTGCTCGTCCTCGGGGGCGTGACGTTCCCGGGCGAGGCCGGCCTGCACGGCCACTCCGACGCTGACGTCGTCGCCCACGCCGTCGCCGAGGCGCTGCTCGGCGCGGCGGCGCTCGACGACCTCGGCTCGCACTTCCCCGACACCGACGAGCGCTGGCGCGGCGCCGACAGCCTGCAGCTCCTCGCCGAGGTGGTCCGCCTCGTGGCGGCGGAGGGCTGGTCGCCGGTCAACGTCGACTGCTCGGTCATCGCCGAGCGACCGAAGCTGGCGCCCCGGCGCGCCGAGGTCCAGGCCGCGCTGTCCGAGGTCGTCGGCGCACCGGTCACCGTCAAGGGGCGGCGGGCCGAGGGCATCGGCGGGCTGGGCCGGGCCGAGGGCATCGCCTGCCTGGCATCGGCGCTCGTCGAGTCGCGCATCCACTTCGTGTCCGACACCGCGCCGGACGACGAGTCCGGCCGAGCGGGTCGCACCGAGCAGACGAGGAGCACCTGA
- a CDS encoding TetR/AcrR family transcriptional regulator, producing the protein MSGPATVGAPADGPGRVPAISTRDRVLVATEVCLRRHGLRRTTMVEVAEEAGISRAALYKHFPDKASLVLATLGHIDERFWSEAHRRVGRRRSLAAQVAEAVQMAREQEREVGPRGLMQHLRRTDHDELAALLGTGLREVLPGMAEFWQPYLERARDRGEVRADVDVARAAEWVMRMILSLVTVPGDAVDVDDPASVRSFLEDFLVVGLR; encoded by the coding sequence GTGAGCGGTCCCGCCACGGTGGGGGCGCCCGCCGACGGGCCGGGGCGCGTGCCGGCGATCAGCACGCGCGACCGGGTGCTGGTCGCGACCGAGGTCTGCCTGCGCCGTCACGGCCTCCGCCGCACCACGATGGTCGAGGTGGCCGAGGAGGCCGGGATCTCCCGCGCCGCGCTCTACAAGCACTTCCCCGACAAGGCGAGCCTGGTCCTGGCCACGCTCGGCCACATCGACGAGCGGTTCTGGAGCGAGGCCCACCGCCGCGTGGGCCGTCGCCGCTCGCTGGCGGCGCAGGTCGCCGAGGCGGTGCAGATGGCGCGGGAGCAGGAGCGGGAGGTCGGGCCGCGCGGCCTGATGCAGCACCTCCGCCGCACCGACCACGACGAGCTCGCCGCCCTCCTCGGCACCGGCCTGCGCGAGGTGCTGCCCGGCATGGCCGAGTTCTGGCAGCCCTACCTCGAGCGGGCTCGCGACCGGGGCGAGGTGCGCGCCGACGTCGACGTCGCCCGGGCGGCGGAGTGGGTGATGCGGATGATCCTGTCGCTCGTCACCGTGCCCGGCGACGCCGTCGACGTCGACGACCCGGCGTCGGTCCGGAGCTTCCTCGAGGACTTCCTCGTCGTCGGCCTCCGCTGA
- a CDS encoding YncE family protein: protein MRGRIRTLLVVAVVGACGAFAASCVGTDGGAVADGGGQEVNADGGADKAATGGGDAEQLQDESTTTTTTAPRPPVETLTMRKLRQIGGDISPKSVVASGHGVVTAQNMMYTHTVTAYDANGELLATIPDSVTLTDFGIDRPGTFKGAPVEAAFTPDGDEVYVSNYSMYGPGFSEGKDSCSPGDGTTTSFLYRISTKSWKIDQVIPAGAVPKYVAVTPDGSKVLATNWCTWDLTIADTTTGQVLDTIKINGRYPRGIAITKDSKTAYVAVMGGSDVAKVDIGTGAISWIRNVGAGPRHIVIAPDDSALYVTLNKAGQVAKIDTATGQVLARVATGTQPRSADISTDGTALYVVNYENSNISKIRTSDMEVLVKEPAGHHPIGIAYDDSTGRVWVANYGGTIDIWDEVPAGTPAPTGAVSASD, encoded by the coding sequence GTGCGTGGCCGGATCCGAACGCTGCTCGTCGTCGCCGTGGTGGGCGCCTGCGGCGCGTTCGCCGCGAGCTGCGTCGGCACCGACGGCGGCGCGGTCGCGGATGGTGGCGGTCAGGAGGTCAACGCCGACGGCGGGGCCGACAAGGCTGCGACGGGCGGCGGCGACGCCGAGCAGCTGCAGGACGAGTCGACCACGACGACGACCACCGCGCCGCGGCCGCCCGTCGAGACGCTCACCATGCGGAAGCTGCGCCAGATCGGCGGCGACATCTCACCGAAGTCGGTCGTGGCCTCGGGGCACGGCGTCGTGACGGCGCAGAACATGATGTACACGCACACCGTCACCGCCTACGACGCGAACGGCGAGCTGCTGGCGACGATCCCCGACTCGGTCACCCTCACCGACTTCGGCATCGACCGGCCCGGCACCTTCAAGGGCGCGCCGGTCGAGGCCGCCTTCACGCCCGACGGCGACGAGGTCTACGTCTCGAACTACTCGATGTACGGCCCCGGGTTCAGCGAGGGCAAGGACTCGTGCTCGCCCGGCGACGGCACGACGACCAGCTTCCTGTATCGGATCAGCACCAAGAGCTGGAAGATCGACCAGGTGATCCCGGCCGGCGCCGTGCCCAAGTACGTCGCAGTCACTCCCGACGGGTCGAAGGTGCTCGCCACCAACTGGTGCACCTGGGACCTGACGATCGCCGACACGACGACCGGTCAGGTCCTCGACACGATCAAGATCAACGGTCGCTACCCCCGGGGCATCGCGATCACGAAGGACTCGAAGACGGCCTACGTCGCGGTCATGGGCGGCTCCGACGTGGCGAAGGTCGACATCGGCACGGGCGCCATCTCCTGGATCCGCAACGTCGGCGCCGGACCCCGCCACATCGTGATCGCCCCCGACGACAGCGCGCTCTACGTGACCCTCAACAAGGCCGGCCAGGTGGCCAAGATCGACACCGCGACCGGCCAGGTCCTCGCCCGGGTCGCCACGGGCACCCAGCCCCGGTCCGCCGACATCTCGACCGACGGCACGGCGCTGTACGTCGTCAACTACGAGAACAGCAACATCTCCAAGATCCGGACGTCGGACATGGAGGTGCTGGTGAAGGAGCCGGCCGGCCACCACCCGATCGGGATCGCGTACGACGACTCCACCGGCCGGGTCTGGGTCGCCAACTACGGCGGCACGATCGACATCTGGGACGAGGTCCCGGCCGGCACCCCGGCGCCGACCGGTGCCGTGAGCGCGTCGGACTGA
- a CDS encoding FUSC family protein — MTSAHQRLLRRCFRIGLAAALATVCSQLLSLPSPWFATLAAIVAMQGTLQATFRSARNSILGALIGAALGLAVAWVAKDQAWAVGVAVAVPLLVFGWFRLGSIGQQAALVSSVIVLVPELPDFSTVDFARIRLEQAVIGIVVAVLVQATIFPPRAHRKVRQELAGVYRDMAHLMGHVTDALRQEPYAADAIRGERVDARTRLADVDDMWDDAMSEHQSHGLLASHWRVTTRRIWEQCSVLATEVSDVQDSALLAACRDDLTSLTVLLQQALQDVARWFHHAPADGLLELPDLDPTRRALLQHVRTAEVAVLPDSYSQTLQALAVANACNVIGERLVDLAVQHEDAVRIHGPSD; from the coding sequence ATGACGTCGGCGCACCAGCGGCTGCTCAGGCGCTGCTTCCGGATCGGCCTGGCCGCCGCGCTCGCCACCGTCTGCTCGCAGCTGCTGAGCCTGCCGAGCCCGTGGTTCGCCACCCTCGCGGCGATCGTGGCGATGCAGGGCACCCTGCAGGCCACCTTCCGCAGCGCCCGCAACTCGATCCTCGGGGCGCTGATCGGCGCGGCGCTGGGCCTGGCCGTGGCCTGGGTCGCCAAGGACCAGGCCTGGGCGGTCGGCGTCGCCGTCGCCGTGCCGCTGCTCGTCTTCGGGTGGTTCCGGCTGGGCTCGATCGGCCAGCAGGCCGCGCTCGTGTCGTCGGTGATCGTGCTCGTGCCCGAGCTCCCCGACTTCAGCACCGTCGACTTCGCTCGCATCCGCCTCGAGCAGGCGGTCATCGGCATCGTCGTCGCCGTGCTCGTGCAGGCGACGATCTTCCCGCCGCGGGCGCACCGCAAGGTCCGCCAGGAGCTGGCCGGCGTGTACCGCGACATGGCGCACCTCATGGGCCACGTGACGGACGCGCTCCGGCAGGAGCCGTACGCCGCCGACGCGATCCGCGGCGAGCGCGTCGACGCGCGGACCCGCCTCGCGGATGTCGACGACATGTGGGACGACGCGATGTCGGAGCACCAGTCGCACGGCCTGCTCGCGTCGCACTGGCGCGTCACGACCCGCCGGATCTGGGAGCAGTGCTCGGTGCTGGCGACCGAGGTCAGCGACGTCCAGGACTCGGCCCTGCTGGCCGCCTGCCGCGACGACCTCACCTCCCTGACCGTGCTGCTGCAGCAGGCGCTGCAGGACGTGGCCCGCTGGTTCCACCACGCGCCCGCCGACGGCCTGCTGGAGCTGCCCGACCTCGATCCCACCCGCCGGGCGCTCCTCCAGCACGTGCGTACGGCCGAGGTGGCGGTGCTGCCCGACTCGTACTCGCAGACGCTGCAGGCGCTGGCGGTCGCCAACGCGTGCAACGTGATCGGCGAGCGCCTGGTCGACCTCGCCGTCCAGCACGAGGACGCCGTCCGCATCCACGGGCCGTCCGACTGA
- a CDS encoding pyridoxamine 5'-phosphate oxidase family protein: MEIKNLAADLYGTPDLEWSEITGRLDDGIPQAPGQGGPGRHTCWLATIDPDGSPHLNGIGALWTHGTFWWETGTGTRKGRNLARDPRCTLSVATDEFDLVVEGTAELVADPALVAELAAAWAADGWPAEVDESGIALTAPFSAPSAGPPPWHVYRMTITAATGLATVEPGGATRWRF; the protein is encoded by the coding sequence ATGGAGATCAAGAACCTGGCTGCCGACCTCTACGGCACACCGGACCTCGAGTGGTCCGAGATCACCGGTCGACTCGACGACGGCATCCCGCAGGCCCCGGGCCAGGGCGGTCCCGGCCGCCACACCTGCTGGCTCGCGACGATCGACCCCGACGGGTCGCCGCACCTCAACGGCATCGGCGCGCTGTGGACGCACGGCACCTTCTGGTGGGAGACCGGCACGGGCACCCGGAAGGGCCGGAACCTGGCCCGCGACCCGCGCTGCACGCTGAGCGTGGCGACCGACGAGTTCGACCTGGTCGTCGAGGGCACCGCCGAGCTCGTCGCCGACCCCGCGCTCGTGGCCGAGTTGGCGGCGGCATGGGCCGCCGACGGCTGGCCCGCCGAGGTCGACGAGAGCGGCATCGCGCTGACCGCGCCGTTCAGCGCGCCATCGGCCGGGCCGCCGCCGTGGCACGTGTACCGGATGACGATCACCGCGGCGACCGGGCTGGCGACGGTCGAGCCCGGCGGCGCGACGCGCTGGCGCTTCTGA
- a CDS encoding limonene-1,2-epoxide hydrolase family protein — protein MPIELLPTPATADAAPTDPQAVTEAFLAALMDSDLDAAIELLDPDVHYVNVGLPAIDGAERVRQAFKGLTRPEVSFEVYLHAISAEGPVVLTERTDVIVLGPLRLQFWVMGRFDVHDGRITLWRDGFDVGDILKSVGRGLLGIAIPGLRPAPPRSLDDAPGR, from the coding sequence ATGCCGATCGAGCTCCTGCCCACCCCCGCGACGGCGGACGCCGCGCCCACCGATCCGCAGGCGGTCACCGAGGCCTTCCTCGCCGCCCTGATGGACTCCGACCTGGACGCGGCGATCGAGCTGCTCGACCCCGACGTCCACTACGTGAACGTCGGCCTCCCGGCGATCGACGGCGCCGAGCGGGTCCGGCAGGCCTTCAAGGGGCTGACCCGCCCCGAGGTCAGCTTCGAGGTGTACCTGCACGCGATCTCGGCCGAGGGGCCGGTCGTGCTGACCGAGCGCACCGACGTGATCGTGCTCGGACCGCTCCGGCTGCAGTTCTGGGTGATGGGCCGCTTCGACGTGCACGACGGCCGGATCACGCTGTGGCGCGACGGCTTCGACGTCGGCGACATCCTCAAGTCGGTCGGGCGAGGGCTGCTCGGGATCGCCATCCCCGGCCTGCGCCCGGCGCCGCCGCGCAGCCTCGACGACGCGCCGGGGCGCTGA
- a CDS encoding flavin-containing monooxygenase codes for MRNPHAGTPFDTSDEEIAAALEDVSIPTLMLSMVHMTGDPSIIRSDLRPVASFLNEVQGFMSEEDKATVRARALEVIKDYRDRGCPEPEPLSRDLIHEMMEWLVVEDVPDEYVPLMLDDLALDGRDHDHVDAPATAEQQAARAEFPVVVIGCGQSGLLAGIRLQEAGIPFTIVEKNAGVGGTWWENTYPGARVDVGNHFYCYTFEPSDHWTEYFAQQPELQAYFQGVMERNGIEPHVRWSTEVVSATWDEATDTWQVVVRGVGPDGRPTGEPETLTARAVITAVGQLNRPSIPDIEGKDDFAGPNFHTARWDHDVDLTGKRVAMIGAGATGFQVAPAICEQVEHLTVFQRTAQWMFPNPNYHEQVGPGVRWALRHLPFYGRWYRFLLFWPGCDKGLEPARVDPDYTDPEGGQQRSISEISDGARAVFTDWIVSQIGDDPELIAKVVPDYPATGKRTLQDNGTWLKTLTRDDVDLVRTGIDHIEPDAIVTGDGERYPCDVIIWATGFHHTKVLWPMDIIGRDGTLLSDVWGERPAAYLGITVPEFPNLFLMYGPGTHLAHGASLIFNSECQMHYISQCLDELIDGEHRSMEPLPERLDDWHRRHQEEMSMLVWAQPSIEHSYFKNSKGEIHTVMPFRVVDYWQWTRELDPADFTFR; via the coding sequence ATGCGCAACCCGCACGCCGGCACGCCGTTCGACACGTCCGACGAGGAGATCGCCGCCGCGCTCGAGGACGTGAGCATCCCGACGCTCATGCTGTCGATGGTGCACATGACCGGCGACCCGTCGATCATCCGCAGCGACCTGCGGCCCGTCGCGTCGTTCCTCAACGAGGTCCAGGGCTTCATGTCCGAGGAGGACAAGGCGACCGTGCGGGCCCGGGCGCTCGAGGTGATCAAGGACTACCGCGACCGCGGCTGCCCCGAGCCCGAGCCGCTGTCGCGGGACCTCATCCACGAGATGATGGAGTGGCTCGTCGTCGAGGACGTCCCCGACGAGTACGTGCCGCTCATGCTCGACGACCTGGCGCTCGACGGCCGGGACCACGACCACGTCGACGCGCCGGCCACGGCCGAGCAGCAGGCGGCCCGCGCCGAGTTCCCCGTCGTCGTGATCGGCTGCGGCCAGTCGGGCCTGCTCGCCGGCATCCGCCTGCAGGAGGCCGGCATCCCGTTCACGATCGTCGAGAAGAACGCGGGCGTGGGCGGCACCTGGTGGGAGAACACCTACCCGGGCGCCCGCGTCGACGTGGGCAACCACTTCTACTGCTACACGTTCGAGCCGTCGGACCACTGGACCGAGTACTTCGCCCAACAGCCCGAGCTGCAGGCGTACTTCCAGGGCGTGATGGAGCGCAACGGCATCGAGCCGCACGTCCGCTGGTCGACCGAGGTGGTCTCGGCCACGTGGGACGAGGCGACCGACACGTGGCAGGTGGTCGTGCGCGGCGTCGGGCCCGACGGTCGGCCGACCGGCGAACCCGAGACGCTCACCGCCCGCGCCGTGATCACCGCGGTGGGCCAGCTCAACCGGCCGAGCATCCCCGACATCGAGGGCAAGGACGACTTCGCCGGGCCGAACTTCCACACCGCACGCTGGGACCACGACGTCGACCTCACCGGCAAGCGGGTGGCGATGATCGGCGCCGGCGCCACCGGGTTCCAGGTCGCCCCCGCCATCTGCGAGCAGGTCGAGCACCTGACGGTCTTCCAGCGCACCGCCCAGTGGATGTTCCCGAACCCGAACTACCACGAGCAGGTCGGTCCCGGCGTCCGGTGGGCGCTGCGGCACCTGCCGTTCTACGGGCGCTGGTACCGGTTCCTCCTGTTCTGGCCCGGCTGCGACAAGGGGCTCGAACCGGCGCGCGTCGACCCCGACTACACCGATCCGGAGGGCGGCCAGCAGCGGTCGATCAGCGAGATCAGCGACGGCGCCCGTGCCGTGTTCACCGACTGGATCGTGAGCCAGATCGGCGACGACCCCGAGCTGATCGCCAAGGTCGTGCCCGACTACCCGGCCACCGGCAAGCGCACGCTGCAGGACAACGGCACGTGGCTGAAGACGCTGACGCGCGACGACGTCGACCTCGTCCGCACGGGCATCGACCACATCGAGCCCGATGCGATCGTCACCGGCGACGGCGAGCGGTACCCGTGCGACGTGATCATCTGGGCCACCGGGTTCCACCACACGAAGGTGCTCTGGCCCATGGACATCATCGGGCGCGACGGCACGCTCCTCTCCGACGTGTGGGGCGAGCGACCCGCCGCCTACCTCGGGATCACCGTGCCCGAGTTCCCGAACCTGTTCCTGATGTACGGCCCCGGGACCCACCTCGCGCACGGGGCGAGCCTCATCTTCAACTCCGAGTGCCAGATGCACTACATCTCGCAGTGCCTGGACGAGCTCATCGACGGCGAGCACCGCAGCATGGAGCCGCTCCCCGAGCGCCTCGACGACTGGCACCGCCGCCACCAGGAGGAGATGAGCATGCTCGTCTGGGCCCAGCCGAGCATCGAGCACTCGTACTTCAAGAACTCGAAGGGCGAGATCCACACGGTCATGCCGTTCCGGGTCGTCGACTACTGGCAGTGGACCCGGGAGCTGGATCCGGCCGACTTCACGTTCCGGTGA
- a CDS encoding SDR family NAD(P)-dependent oxidoreductase, with product MSGVVVTGGASGIGRATAEVLVAEGRSVAIWDLSPDVAGVAQAIGADAGEGVRTAGLSVDVTDPAAVAAAVEMSAGALDGIDGFVHAAGAVSPDPTGALTDANWDLVVDVNLKAYAFLAQALLPHLQAVAATGDAHPDGASIVGISSIEGLVGNAAIPSYCASKAGLLGMTRSLAHQLGPEGIRVNAVCPGFVETPMLQIALDVPGLREEMEAEAPLGRMAQPVEIAHAVAFLLSRRASFITGTHLVVDGGATAVL from the coding sequence ATGAGCGGAGTGGTGGTCACGGGCGGGGCCTCGGGCATCGGCCGGGCGACGGCCGAGGTGCTGGTCGCCGAGGGCCGGTCGGTCGCGATCTGGGACCTGAGCCCGGACGTCGCCGGGGTGGCGCAGGCCATCGGTGCCGACGCCGGCGAGGGCGTGCGGACCGCGGGCCTCTCGGTCGACGTGACCGATCCTGCGGCGGTGGCCGCCGCCGTCGAGATGTCGGCCGGCGCCCTCGACGGCATCGACGGGTTCGTCCACGCCGCCGGGGCGGTGAGCCCCGATCCGACCGGCGCCCTGACCGACGCCAACTGGGACCTCGTCGTCGACGTGAACCTCAAGGCGTACGCCTTCCTGGCCCAGGCCCTGCTGCCGCACCTCCAGGCGGTCGCGGCGACGGGCGACGCCCACCCCGACGGCGCGTCGATCGTCGGCATCTCGTCGATCGAGGGCCTGGTCGGCAACGCCGCCATCCCGTCCTACTGCGCGTCGAAGGCCGGCCTGCTGGGCATGACCCGGTCGCTCGCGCACCAGCTCGGGCCCGAGGGCATCCGCGTCAACGCCGTCTGCCCGGGCTTCGTCGAGACGCCGATGCTCCAGATCGCCCTCGACGTACCCGGCCTGCGCGAGGAGATGGAGGCCGAGGCGCCGCTCGGGCGCATGGCCCAACCGGTCGAGATCGCCCACGCGGTGGCGTTCCTGCTGTCGCGCCGCGCGAGCTTCATCACGGGCACGCACCTCGTCGTCGACGGCGGGGCGACCGCCGTCCTCTGA
- a CDS encoding helix-turn-helix domain-containing protein, whose product MSGDAADPRPSALEASRHTAKAVHDVGAKFMLDLEMYADTAGLGYEGTAFYFAGRGGVLGDVDHDVVFEAFTFFPAETVQRGWESSASIEDRDAAARRFAGYAARWATANIPDGTGDLTRLAELCGAVIAAADATDAPVFAGWRALEEPDGERELVVHRMNALRELRAARHGAAVREVGLEPVDAFFIRTPYMAAIFGWPEPTSEPDEETKARWALAEELTDRAFAKDLEVLGDEELDELCQLTDELLGVVS is encoded by the coding sequence ATGTCCGGAGACGCCGCCGATCCCCGACCGTCCGCCCTCGAGGCGTCGCGCCACACGGCCAAGGCCGTCCACGACGTCGGGGCCAAGTTCATGCTCGACCTCGAGATGTACGCCGACACGGCCGGCCTCGGCTACGAGGGCACCGCCTTCTACTTCGCCGGTCGCGGCGGGGTGCTGGGCGACGTCGACCACGACGTCGTGTTCGAGGCGTTCACGTTCTTCCCGGCCGAGACCGTCCAGCGGGGATGGGAGTCCTCGGCGTCCATCGAGGACCGCGACGCGGCCGCCCGGCGCTTCGCCGGCTACGCGGCGCGCTGGGCGACGGCCAACATCCCGGACGGGACCGGCGACCTGACGCGGCTGGCCGAGCTGTGCGGTGCGGTCATCGCCGCCGCCGACGCGACCGACGCCCCGGTGTTCGCCGGGTGGCGTGCGCTCGAGGAGCCCGACGGCGAGCGCGAGCTCGTCGTCCACCGCATGAACGCGCTGCGCGAGCTGCGGGCGGCCCGCCACGGCGCCGCGGTGCGAGAGGTCGGTCTCGAACCGGTCGACGCCTTCTTCATCCGGACGCCGTACATGGCTGCGATCTTCGGCTGGCCGGAGCCGACCTCGGAGCCCGACGAGGAGACCAAGGCGCGATGGGCCCTGGCCGAGGAGCTGACCGACCGCGCGTTCGCCAAGGACCTCGAGGTCCTCGGCGACGAGGAGCTCGACGAGCTCTGCCAGCTCACCGACGAGCTCCTGGGCGTCGTGAGCTGA
- a CDS encoding nitroreductase family deazaflavin-dependent oxidoreductase — protein sequence MPIEGEYEPSPWEPIYEQVELYERSGGTEGTELEGKPCIILWTKGAKSGKIRKTPLMRAESGGEYAVIGSMGGAPVAPQWVHNLRATPEAKLQDGPVLKDYTVRQVEGDEKARWWKVATDVWPSFDEYQAATERVIPLFVLTPQD from the coding sequence ATGCCGATCGAGGGCGAGTACGAGCCGAGCCCGTGGGAGCCGATCTACGAGCAGGTCGAGCTCTACGAGCGCAGCGGCGGGACCGAGGGCACGGAGCTCGAGGGCAAGCCGTGCATCATCCTGTGGACCAAGGGCGCGAAGTCCGGGAAGATCCGCAAGACCCCGCTGATGCGGGCCGAGTCGGGCGGCGAGTACGCGGTGATCGGTTCGATGGGCGGCGCGCCGGTCGCTCCGCAGTGGGTCCACAACCTGCGGGCCACGCCCGAGGCGAAGCTCCAGGACGGCCCCGTGCTGAAGGACTACACGGTGCGCCAGGTCGAGGGCGACGAGAAGGCCCGCTGGTGGAAGGTCGCCACTGACGTCTGGCCGAGCTTCGACGAGTACCAGGCCGCGACCGAGCGGGTGATCCCGCTCTTCGTGCTCACCCCGCAGGATTGA
- the rlmB gene encoding 23S rRNA (guanosine(2251)-2'-O)-methyltransferase RlmB produces MAGRSSGGRGGAPRGGKGAGKGPGKGAGGRAGGARGGSSTGGRGRPAPGGRDRSAPGGRGRGASQERTAPARPSTRSGGRPQRKDPGRTTAPKERGLGGTQVEGRQAVRELLLAGRRKVYEIFLNAELDRSDIVGDIVDLADELRVPITEVSRGRLDSLSHTEAPQGVVARAAELPQTALHDLCEPVDGRPPFLLALDGVTDPGNLGAVMRIAECAGVTGVVLPRHRAVHVTPTVTKAAAGAVEYLRMALVGGLPTAITDLREAGVWVVGLDAGGDTSIHDLPVATDAVCLVLGAEGKGLSRLAAQRCDLVASIPLHGHLSSLNVASAGAVACYEIARRRPAAAG; encoded by the coding sequence ATGGCCGGACGATCCTCGGGCGGGCGCGGCGGCGCGCCCCGCGGCGGCAAGGGCGCGGGCAAGGGCCCGGGGAAGGGCGCAGGCGGCCGGGCGGGCGGCGCCCGTGGCGGCTCGTCGACCGGGGGTCGTGGCCGGCCCGCGCCGGGCGGGCGCGACCGATCGGCGCCGGGCGGCCGGGGCCGCGGCGCGTCGCAGGAGCGCACCGCACCGGCGCGGCCGTCGACCCGCTCGGGCGGTCGGCCGCAGCGCAAGGACCCGGGGCGCACGACCGCGCCGAAGGAGCGCGGCCTCGGCGGCACGCAGGTCGAGGGCCGGCAGGCGGTGCGAGAGCTCCTGCTGGCCGGACGGCGGAAGGTCTACGAGATCTTCCTGAACGCCGAGCTCGACCGGTCCGACATCGTCGGCGACATCGTCGACCTGGCCGACGAGCTCCGGGTCCCGATCACAGAGGTCAGCCGGGGTCGGCTGGACTCGCTCAGCCACACCGAGGCGCCTCAGGGCGTCGTGGCCCGCGCCGCCGAGCTGCCGCAGACCGCGCTGCACGACCTGTGCGAGCCGGTCGACGGACGGCCCCCGTTCCTGCTGGCGCTCGACGGGGTCACCGACCCGGGCAACCTCGGCGCGGTGATGAGGATCGCCGAGTGCGCGGGCGTCACCGGCGTGGTGCTGCCGCGCCACCGGGCGGTGCACGTGACGCCGACCGTGACGAAGGCGGCCGCGGGAGCCGTCGAGTACCTGCGCATGGCGCTCGTCGGCGGACTGCCGACCGCCATCACCGACCTCCGCGAGGCGGGGGTCTGGGTCGTGGGCCTGGACGCCGGCGGCGACACCAGCATCCACGACCTGCCGGTCGCGACCGATGCGGTGTGCCTCGTGCTCGGCGCCGAGGGCAAGGGCCTGTCCCGCCTCGCCGCGCAGCGCTGCGACCTGGTCGCGTCGATCCCGCTGCACGGGCACCTGTCGTCGCTGAACGTCGCGAGCGCCGGGGCGGTGGCCTGCTACGAGATCGCCCGACGTCGACCGGCCGCCGCCGGTTAG